In Candidatus Chlorohelix allophototropha, one DNA window encodes the following:
- a CDS encoding nucleoside deaminase yields MKQHELYMREALCLAEESVREGGGPFGAVIVRDGEIIAASANSVTLTHDPTAHAEVNAIRLACANLQTHNLSGCVIYTSCEPCPMCLGAIYWARLGAIYYANTRTDAQAIGFDDSFIYDEIARPLEQRKIPMTQLLRQEGLEAFEEWRLKADKSEY; encoded by the coding sequence ATGAAACAACATGAACTTTACATGCGCGAGGCTCTTTGCCTAGCGGAAGAAAGCGTGCGAGAGGGCGGCGGTCCCTTTGGGGCAGTGATAGTGCGCGATGGCGAAATCATCGCGGCTAGCGCAAATTCGGTTACGCTCACCCACGACCCCACCGCTCACGCCGAGGTTAACGCCATCCGTCTCGCCTGTGCCAACCTACAAACCCATAACCTATCGGGCTGTGTCATTTATACTTCCTGCGAACCCTGCCCAATGTGCTTGGGCGCAATCTACTGGGCGCGTTTGGGCGCGATTTACTACGCTAACACCCGCACCGATGCTCAGGCTATCGGTTTTGACGACTCCTTTATCTATGATGAAATAGCGCGTCCGCTAGAGCAGCGCAAAATCCCCATGACCCAACTCTTGCGCCAAGAGGGGTTAGAGGCATTCGAAGAATGGCGCTTGAAAGCGGACAAAAGCGAGTATTAG
- a CDS encoding pyridoxal phosphate-dependent decarboxylase family protein, producing the protein MISSPDPNSVFSEDIIEQTLDPENWEDLKSLGHQMLDDMFDFLQNVRERPVWQPVPAEVKQKLKAPLPLAAEAAGDVYEEFKELILPYPTGNIHPRFWGWVMGTGSPYAMLADMLASGMNSHVAGYDQSAAYVEEQVIRWLAELLGFPATSSGVLASGGTVANLLGLAVARNVKAGFDVRAEGLQQPAVTRAELVVYCSTETHSWAQKAVELMGLGDKSLKRISVDALYKINLAELEETIRRDKAQGKNPICVIGNAGTVNTGAIDDLEGLARICRQEGLWFHVDGAIGALVKLTPSQAGLVSGLELADSLAFDLHKWLYMPYEAGCILVRDRTAHQSAFSITPSYLTALNRGIAAQPLEFAARGVDLSRSFKALKIWFSLKVHGIDLFGQLIEQNIRQAAYLKQLIEQEHLLELLAPVELSIVCFRFNPSSQESLDAQLLDRLNQEILLRLQESGKAVPSGTRIQGRFAIRVAITNHRSRKEDFELLCQLVVNYGQELLADSKFLEEGNG; encoded by the coding sequence ATGATCTCGTCACCTGATCCCAATTCTGTATTTTCTGAAGATATAATCGAGCAAACCCTCGATCCTGAAAACTGGGAAGATCTAAAAAGTCTGGGTCACCAGATGCTTGATGACATGTTCGATTTTCTCCAGAATGTCAGGGAACGCCCGGTCTGGCAGCCCGTTCCGGCAGAGGTCAAACAAAAACTAAAGGCTCCTTTACCCTTGGCGGCTGAAGCGGCTGGTGACGTTTATGAGGAGTTCAAAGAACTGATTTTACCTTACCCTACCGGCAACATCCATCCCAGATTCTGGGGATGGGTTATGGGAACCGGGTCTCCATATGCCATGTTGGCTGATATGCTTGCCTCCGGAATGAATTCGCACGTAGCCGGGTACGACCAGTCAGCCGCTTACGTGGAAGAACAGGTTATTCGCTGGTTGGCAGAGCTACTCGGGTTTCCGGCTACTTCGTCCGGAGTGCTGGCAAGTGGTGGCACGGTTGCTAACCTTCTTGGCTTGGCAGTTGCGAGGAATGTCAAAGCCGGATTTGATGTGCGAGCGGAGGGGCTGCAACAGCCTGCCGTTACAAGAGCAGAACTTGTGGTTTACTGCTCAACTGAAACCCATAGCTGGGCGCAGAAAGCAGTCGAGCTTATGGGGTTGGGGGATAAATCCTTAAAACGAATTTCGGTTGATGCCTTATACAAGATTAACCTGGCTGAGCTGGAAGAAACCATCCGCCGGGACAAAGCACAGGGGAAAAATCCCATATGTGTGATTGGCAACGCGGGGACTGTTAACACAGGCGCAATTGATGACCTAGAAGGGCTTGCCAGGATTTGTCGGCAGGAAGGTTTGTGGTTTCACGTTGATGGCGCCATCGGTGCTCTGGTAAAGCTTACGCCATCTCAGGCAGGGTTGGTTTCCGGATTGGAACTGGCAGATTCCCTGGCTTTTGACCTGCACAAGTGGCTATACATGCCCTACGAGGCAGGCTGTATACTAGTCAGGGATAGAACAGCCCATCAAAGTGCTTTTTCCATAACCCCAAGTTATTTAACCGCCTTAAACCGGGGTATTGCCGCCCAGCCCTTGGAATTTGCAGCCAGAGGAGTGGATCTTTCAAGGAGTTTTAAGGCTCTTAAGATTTGGTTTTCTCTGAAAGTTCATGGTATAGATTTATTCGGACAATTGATTGAACAGAATATCCGTCAGGCAGCCTATCTTAAACAATTGATTGAGCAGGAACATTTGCTGGAACTGCTGGCACCGGTAGAACTGAGTATTGTCTGCTTCCGTTTTAACCCCTCAAGCCAGGAAAGTCTTGATGCACAGCTATTGGATCGGCTCAACCAGGAGATATTATTGCGGCTGCAAGAAAGTGGTAAAGCGGTTCCTTCTGGCACTCGCATACAGGGCCGGTTTGCCATTCGAGTAGCCATTACCAACCACCGCAGCCGCAAAGAAGACTTTGAACTGCTTTGCCAGTTGGTAGTGAATTATGGACAGGAATTGCTGGCAGACAGTAAATTTCTCGAGGAAGGAAACGGGTAA
- a CDS encoding MarR family winged helix-turn-helix transcriptional regulator, protein MNKTETPPEFARIQCACTNLKMASRVVGRAYDAFLAPFDLNVTQYAILVNVSRYQPVSQMKLAAHLNLERTTLYREVAPLAKKKWLKISATSKGVTKTLELTPSGQEVVKQAIVEWEKIQNGFTDNFGKERWNEFLTTLEEIREYFSFRNLGVPL, encoded by the coding sequence ATGAATAAAACAGAAACCCCGCCTGAGTTTGCCAGGATACAATGCGCCTGTACCAATCTAAAAATGGCTTCCAGAGTGGTCGGCAGGGCTTATGATGCTTTTTTGGCACCGTTTGACCTCAACGTTACTCAATATGCCATTTTGGTAAACGTATCGCGCTACCAACCCGTTTCGCAAATGAAGCTGGCAGCACATTTGAACCTGGAACGAACCACGCTTTACCGGGAAGTGGCGCCTTTGGCGAAAAAAAAATGGCTCAAAATTTCCGCCACATCCAAAGGTGTTACCAAAACTCTGGAGCTTACCCCGTCAGGGCAGGAAGTGGTGAAACAGGCCATAGTTGAATGGGAGAAAATTCAAAATGGTTTTACGGACAATTTTGGCAAGGAAAGGTGGAATGAATTTTTGACCACCCTTGAAGAAATACGGGAATATTTTTCCTTTAGAAACTTAGGAGTTCCGCTATGA
- a CDS encoding phosphatidate cytidylyltransferase, with protein MLVTRILSTVVLVPLVLLFLFFSVETTALLAAIGAVIGAFEFYDMAVRSPYKFNPVRLLGYGLAAFLCLAGYLNSLPLMLLATALYALISGAIILVRPVNSNEPALRNLTNWGISLLGSLYPALPLGLAATLRADSNESLWWIVLALVGTWGTDTGAYFVGRLLGKHKLAPKISPNKTIEGAIGGAVAGMVGVTLVGVLALHIPLYYTIPLGLTLAVGGICGDLFESWFKRRFDTKDSGKLIPGHGGLLDRIDALLIVLTLTYLFKLVYS; from the coding sequence ATGCTAGTCACGCGGATATTGAGCACGGTGGTGCTCGTCCCGCTCGTTCTATTATTTTTGTTCTTTAGCGTGGAGACTACTGCCTTGCTCGCCGCAATCGGTGCGGTAATCGGCGCATTTGAATTTTACGATATGGCGGTGCGCTCGCCTTACAAATTTAATCCTGTACGGTTGTTAGGCTATGGGCTGGCAGCGTTTTTATGCCTCGCCGGATACCTCAACTCGCTGCCCCTGATGTTGCTGGCAACTGCGCTCTACGCCCTTATATCCGGCGCAATCATTCTGGTACGCCCTGTCAATTCGAACGAACCCGCGCTCCGTAACCTCACCAATTGGGGCATCAGCCTGTTGGGATCGCTTTATCCCGCCTTGCCGCTAGGGCTTGCCGCTACCTTACGCGCCGATAGCAACGAATCACTCTGGTGGATTGTGCTGGCGTTGGTGGGTACATGGGGTACCGATACGGGCGCATATTTTGTTGGTCGCTTACTGGGAAAACACAAGCTTGCCCCCAAAATCAGCCCGAACAAAACCATAGAAGGCGCAATCGGGGGTGCGGTGGCGGGCATGGTTGGGGTTACGCTGGTGGGTGTGCTGGCTCTGCATATTCCGCTCTACTATACTATTCCGCTTGGGCTGACGCTGGCGGTGGGCGGTATCTGCGGCGATTTGTTCGAGTCGTGGTTCAAGCGGCGCTTCGATACGAAAGATTCGGGCAAGCTCATTCCCGGTCATGGCGGTTTGCTCGACCGCATTGACGCGCTGCTGATAGTCCTCACCCTTACTTATCTTTTCAAGCTGGTGTACAGCTAA
- a CDS encoding HEAT repeat domain-containing protein gives MAEKKSYNEYLAMLADEEQSLSKRIIKQFSNLESEQQAQFEQAWGTFSVERRREIAEALVEYAEEQVEEDFNPLFLYMLRDPDAKVRVIALEGLWEYEEHNMLRMLIPLMESDPSEEVREKATISMSRFALLAELGKLPSRWNKNVHDSLMTQFQKKTNSLEVRRRALEALGYFSQDEQVRQFIAEAYQSDDELFKSSALAAMGRTVDKRWLPEIGQELSNESPALRYEAVRAAGEQSSTELLTPLLRLTRDHDPEVRLAAIWALGQVGGQEATRTLKVLAESESTTIREAAKEALAEIVFSQNPLNVIDY, from the coding sequence ATGGCAGAAAAGAAATCTTATAACGAATATCTGGCGATGCTTGCCGATGAAGAGCAAAGCCTGAGCAAACGCATTATTAAACAATTTTCCAACCTTGAATCGGAACAGCAAGCGCAATTCGAGCAAGCGTGGGGTACTTTCTCGGTAGAGCGGCGGCGCGAGATAGCCGAAGCGCTGGTAGAATATGCCGAAGAGCAGGTAGAGGAAGATTTTAACCCGCTCTTCTTATATATGTTACGTGACCCCGATGCTAAGGTGCGGGTTATCGCGCTCGAAGGGCTGTGGGAATACGAAGAACATAATATGCTGCGTATGCTCATTCCTTTGATGGAAAGCGACCCCTCCGAGGAAGTGCGCGAAAAAGCCACCATAAGCATGAGCCGTTTCGCGCTACTGGCAGAACTGGGCAAGCTACCCAGTCGCTGGAACAAGAATGTGCATGATAGTTTAATGACCCAATTCCAGAAGAAAACCAATTCGCTGGAAGTGCGGCGGCGTGCCTTAGAAGCGCTTGGCTACTTTTCGCAGGATGAGCAAGTGCGCCAGTTTATCGCAGAAGCGTACCAAAGCGACGACGAGTTGTTCAAATCCAGCGCATTGGCGGCAATGGGACGCACGGTGGACAAACGCTGGTTGCCTGAAATCGGGCAGGAACTGAGCAACGAATCGCCCGCCCTACGCTACGAAGCGGTACGCGCGGCAGGCGAACAAAGCAGCACCGAACTGCTTACCCCACTGCTCAGGCTCACCAGAGACCACGACCCGGAAGTGCGCTTGGCAGCAATTTGGGCGTTGGGACAGGTGGGCGGACAAGAAGCCACCCGCACCCTGAAAGTTCTTGCCGAGAGCGAAAGCACCACTATACGTGAAGCCGCAAAGGAAGCATTGGCAGAGATTGTCTTTAGCCAAAACCCCCTCAATGTAATTGATTATTAG
- a CDS encoding nucleotide sugar dehydrogenase, with protein sequence MYWSELIEKFEQQTALIGIIGLGNTNLPLTRLFAQAKFKVFGYDVRQALVEELRGGVSYNASITSLDLIKLLESGLFHPTANFEELRDADVYIICLPTTLNKERKLDLSYIENAVEALLEIWEPGKLIIVESIPYPGAIDELFLQPFSKRGLIPDKDFLLALSPERVEEIDKKYELSQIPKILGGITPLSSKIATTLYNMVFDQIIPVSSVLAVELTELLETSYRLVNTALINEFDELCQRLGVSTTEIITAAKSNPSGFRAFSPGSGRVRDYPPMEFHNKNNLSNYEPRLVGLANEINRDRSRQLVYRIMEKLNQLGKPLIWAKVLVLGIGEQLEKFGMWDSPSVTLIEELMLKGAVVTYSDPNVRQITLQDGRELQHNHLSRLLLKDTDLVVITIPYSMFNYQLLTEFEDKVLDVSGVNDTKPEVIKLLREKETTLVYQPLSVSSTANAKRNAS encoded by the coding sequence TTGTATTGGTCTGAATTAATTGAGAAATTTGAACAGCAAACTGCGCTTATCGGCATTATTGGGTTAGGAAATACAAATTTGCCGCTGACGAGGCTTTTTGCACAAGCAAAGTTTAAGGTGTTCGGTTACGATGTAAGGCAAGCGCTTGTTGAGGAATTGCGCGGCGGTGTATCGTATAATGCAAGTATCACATCCCTCGATCTTATAAAATTGTTGGAATCGGGTTTGTTCCACCCTACCGCTAATTTTGAAGAATTGCGGGATGCCGATGTTTATATAATCTGCCTCCCTACCACCCTTAATAAAGAGCGCAAGCTCGACCTCAGCTATATTGAGAATGCTGTCGAAGCGTTGCTTGAAATCTGGGAACCGGGCAAACTGATAATTGTCGAATCAATTCCCTATCCCGGCGCTATCGATGAGCTATTCTTGCAACCCTTTAGTAAAAGGGGCTTAATTCCTGACAAGGATTTCTTGCTGGCGCTGAGTCCTGAACGGGTGGAAGAAATTGATAAAAAATACGAGTTGTCGCAAATTCCAAAGATATTAGGCGGCATAACCCCACTCAGTAGCAAAATTGCTACTACCCTTTACAACATGGTGTTTGACCAAATAATTCCGGTCTCAAGCGTGTTGGCAGTCGAATTGACCGAGTTGCTAGAAACCAGCTACCGACTCGTCAATACCGCCCTGATAAACGAGTTTGATGAGCTTTGCCAACGGCTGGGAGTAAGTACCACCGAGATAATTACCGCTGCTAAATCCAACCCGTCCGGCTTTAGAGCTTTTTCTCCGGGTTCTGGGAGGGTTAGAGATTACCCCCCGATGGAATTTCACAATAAAAACAACCTCTCCAATTATGAGCCGCGCTTGGTGGGGCTGGCAAATGAGATTAATCGTGACCGTTCCCGCCAGTTAGTTTACCGAATTATGGAAAAGTTGAACCAGTTAGGCAAGCCCTTAATTTGGGCGAAGGTTCTTGTACTAGGAATTGGTGAGCAGCTTGAAAAGTTCGGGATGTGGGACTCCCCTTCGGTTACGCTGATTGAAGAGCTTATGCTGAAAGGGGCGGTTGTTACCTACAGCGACCCCAATGTGCGGCAAATTACCCTGCAAGATGGACGCGAACTTCAGCACAATCACTTGAGCAGATTGCTATTGAAAGATACCGATTTGGTGGTTATTACCATCCCTTATTCGATGTTCAATTACCAATTGCTAACCGAATTTGAGGATAAAGTGCTGGATGTCAGCGGGGTTAATGATACAAAGCCGGAAGTTATCAAGCTGCTACGCGAAAAAGAAACTACCTTAGTATATCAACCCTTGTCGGTCAGCTCGACCGCTAACGCAAAGCGAAACGCTTCGTAA
- the fxsT gene encoding FxSxx-COOH system tetratricopeptide repeat protein, translating into MSQHEPQKHFFISYNKADKGWAEWVAWLLEQDGYSLTIQAWDSLPGTNFAVYMHNAIISSQRIIAILSDNYLNSLYTLPEWAAFFTDDPTGEKRLIIPVLVAECDSKKLGLLKSLSRIKLLGKEEAQAREELLEEIRKTLKGTGRPDTAPRFPGMVQTANDSSPAPRYPGTFPPIWNLTHQRNAFFTGREDLLDALESAQTNAITQAVAGLGGVGKTQTAVEYAYRNKERFDLVWWVNAEFATSLRSDLADLAFKLGLATQGATEQAEAIALALHYLRTCPTHWLLVLDNVEEPADIRPYLPNGGNGQTLITSRYNGDWGKSIKPLFAQIWGQSQSVQFLEKRTERSEAAFEELAQELGGLPLALEQAAAYMNAKSKSGESYLELFKKRRMELLKRSNAPEDYHNDTVATTWEISFKALGEANPAGAELLELCAWLGVAEIPFSLFLENAEELPERLEATAGDELDWDDAIGAIKRYSLAEVSGEGLTLHRLVGLALRTAQGTDTARLEQAAKLLWAAYPDVEFETWEDCGRLLEVGMAVAGYAEERGAALAAASYLYNQIALYLQNARADYRQALPLFQRALAISEKMLGSEHPTVAIRLINMGGLLREMGEYASALPLFQRALAIDEKALGAEHPDIATNLNHLGSLLQNMGEYASALPLYQRAIEIGEKTLGSEHPDVAVWYNNMGVLLKAMGEYASALPLYQRAIEIGEKTLGSEHPTVATRLNNLGSLLQDMGDLPSALPLYQRALAIREKQLGEFHPDVAQSLNNMGDLQRDMGEYASALPLFQRAIEIGEKTLGKEHPTVAARLINLGLLLQDMGEYASALPLYQRALAIDEKVLGAEHPDVSSSLNNLGSLLQAMGDLSSALPLFQRALVISEKTLGSDHPTVAIRLGNLGGLLRGMGQLQNALPLYQRSLAIHEKQLGEFHPYVAIGCYNLGSLLQDMGDYASALPLCQRALAIREKQLGEFHPDVAQNLNNLGLLLKDMGDLPAALPLLQRVLAIDEKALGAEHPDVVRDLNNLGVLRYKMGERAEAERLLSRALEICLKKFGSRHPDTQNTAEWLEEVRGSDAKQVGKQKFRKIKWQRGE; encoded by the coding sequence TTGAGTCAGCACGAACCGCAAAAACATTTCTTCATCAGCTACAACAAAGCCGACAAGGGTTGGGCGGAATGGGTCGCTTGGCTGCTTGAGCAGGATGGCTACTCCCTCACCATTCAAGCGTGGGATTCGCTGCCGGGTACTAACTTCGCGGTTTATATGCACAACGCGATTATTTCCTCGCAGCGCATTATCGCTATCCTCTCTGATAATTATCTGAACTCGCTTTACACTCTACCGGAGTGGGCAGCTTTTTTCACCGATGACCCCACCGGAGAGAAACGGCTGATTATCCCCGTGTTAGTGGCAGAGTGCGACTCTAAGAAGCTCGGCTTGCTCAAGTCGCTCTCTCGCATCAAGCTGCTCGGCAAGGAGGAGGCGCAAGCGCGCGAGGAATTGCTCGAAGAAATTCGTAAAACCCTCAAAGGTACGGGCAGACCGGATACCGCCCCGCGCTTCCCCGGAATGGTGCAAACCGCTAACGATTCTAGCCCTGCCCCGCGCTATCCCGGCACGTTCCCGCCCATCTGGAATCTTACCCATCAGCGCAACGCCTTTTTCACCGGGCGCGAGGATTTGCTGGATGCCCTCGAATCGGCGCAGACGAACGCGATTACTCAAGCGGTGGCGGGTTTGGGCGGAGTGGGCAAGACCCAAACGGCGGTGGAATACGCTTACCGCAACAAAGAGCGGTTCGATTTGGTGTGGTGGGTCAACGCCGAGTTCGCGACTTCCCTGCGCTCTGACCTTGCTGATCTCGCTTTCAAGTTAGGCTTGGCAACGCAAGGCGCAACCGAACAAGCCGAGGCGATTGCCCTCGCCCTTCACTACTTACGCACTTGCCCCACCCATTGGCTGTTGGTGCTGGATAACGTGGAAGAACCCGCCGACATTCGCCCTTATCTACCGAACGGCGGCAACGGGCAAACCCTGATTACCTCGCGCTACAACGGCGATTGGGGCAAGAGCATCAAGCCTTTGTTTGCTCAAATATGGGGGCAGAGCCAGAGCGTGCAGTTCCTTGAAAAGCGCACAGAACGCAGCGAAGCAGCTTTCGAAGAATTGGCGCAAGAGTTGGGGGGCTTGCCGTTGGCGTTGGAACAGGCAGCCGCCTACATGAATGCGAAATCCAAGAGCGGGGAATCGTACCTAGAGCTGTTCAAGAAGCGGAGAATGGAATTGCTGAAGCGGAGCAATGCGCCGGAGGATTACCACAACGACACGGTTGCCACCACTTGGGAGATTTCGTTCAAAGCGTTGGGGGAAGCGAACCCGGCGGGAGCGGAGTTGCTGGAGTTGTGCGCGTGGCTAGGAGTGGCGGAAATCCCCTTCAGCCTGTTCCTTGAGAATGCGGAGGAATTGCCGGAGCGGTTGGAAGCAACGGCGGGGGATGAACTGGACTGGGACGACGCAATCGGGGCGATAAAACGCTATTCGCTGGCGGAGGTAAGCGGGGAAGGGCTGACGCTGCACCGCTTGGTGGGGCTGGCATTGCGGACGGCGCAAGGCACGGACACCGCAAGGCTAGAGCAAGCGGCAAAGCTGCTGTGGGCGGCTTACCCTGATGTGGAATTTGAGACGTGGGAGGATTGCGGGCGACTGCTGGAAGTGGGGATGGCGGTGGCGGGCTACGCCGAGGAACGGGGCGCGGCATTGGCAGCGGCAAGCTACCTGTACAACCAGATTGCGCTTTACCTGCAAAATGCGCGAGCGGACTACCGGCAAGCGTTGCCCCTCTTCCAACGCGCCCTTGCCATTAGTGAGAAGATGCTAGGGTCTGAACATCCTACCGTTGCCATTCGCCTCATCAACATGGGGGGCTTGCTTCGGGAGATGGGAGAATACGCCTCCGCCCTGCCCCTCTTCCAACGCGCCCTTGCCATTGATGAAAAGGCGTTAGGCGCAGAGCATCCTGACATTGCCACAAACCTCAACCACCTTGGGAGTTTGCTACAGAATATGGGAGAATACGCCTCCGCCTTGCCCCTTTACCAACGCGCCATAGAAATTGGAGAGAAAACGCTAGGCTCTGAACATCCTGATGTGGCTGTGTGGTACAACAACATGGGGGTCTTGCTAAAGGCGATGGGAGAATACGCCTCCGCCCTGCCTCTTTACCAACGCGCCATAGAAATTGGAGAGAAAACGCTAGGCTCTGAACATCCTACCGTTGCTACCCGCCTAAACAACCTTGGGAGCTTGCTACAGGATATGGGCGACCTGCCCTCCGCCCTGCCTCTTTACCAACGCGCCCTTGCCATCCGGGAGAAACAGTTGGGCGAGTTCCATCCCGATGTGGCGCAAAGCCTCAACAACATGGGGGACTTGCAAAGGGATATGGGAGAATACGCCTCCGCTCTGCCCCTCTTCCAACGCGCCATAGAAATTGGAGAGAAAACGCTAGGGAAGGAACATCCTACCGTTGCCGCCCGCCTCATCAACCTTGGGTTATTGCTACAGGATATGGGAGAATACGCCTCCGCCCTGCCTCTTTACCAACGTGCCCTTGCCATTGATGAAAAGGTGTTAGGCGCAGAGCATCCCGATGTGTCTTCCAGTCTCAACAACCTTGGGAGCTTGCTACAGGCTATGGGCGACCTGTCCTCCGCCCTGCCTCTCTTCCAACGCGCCCTTGTCATTAGTGAGAAAACGCTCGGTTCTGACCATCCCACCGTTGCCATTCGCCTCGGCAATCTGGGAGGATTGTTAAGGGGCATGGGACAACTGCAAAACGCCCTGCCTCTTTACCAACGCTCTCTTGCTATCCACGAAAAACAGTTGGGTGAGTTCCATCCTTACGTTGCGATAGGTTGTTACAACCTTGGGAGCTTGCTACAGGATATGGGAGACTACGCCTCCGCCCTGCCTCTTTGCCAACGCGCCCTTGCTATCCGGGAGAAACAGTTGGGCGAGTTCCATCCCGATGTGGCGCAAAACCTCAACAACCTTGGGTTATTACTAAAGGATATGGGCGACCTGCCTGCCGCCCTGCCTCTCCTCCAACGCGTCCTTGCCATTGATGAAAAGGCGTTAGGCGCGGAGCATCCCGATGTGGTGAGAGATCTCAACAACCTTGGCGTGTTGCGGTATAAGATGGGGGAACGGGCGGAGGCGGAGCGGTTACTTTCCCGCGCTCTGGAAATTTGCCTCAAGAAGTTCGGTTCGCGGCATCCCGATACACAAAATACGGCGGAGTGGTTGGAAGAGGTGCGGGGTTCGGACGCAAAACAAGTAGGCAAGCAAAAGTTCAGGAAGATTAAGTGGCAGCGAGGGGAGTAG